A portion of the Esox lucius isolate fEsoLuc1 chromosome 20, fEsoLuc1.pri, whole genome shotgun sequence genome contains these proteins:
- the rpl8 gene encoding 60S ribosomal protein L8 — protein MGRVIRGQRKGAGSVFKAHVKHRKGAAKLRHIDFAERHGYIKGIVKDIIHDPGRGAPLAKVAFRDPYRFKKRTELFIAAEGIHTGQFIYCGKKAQLNIGNVLPVGTMPEGTIICCLEEKPGDRGKLARASGNYATVISHNPETKKSRVKLPSGSKKVIASANRAVVGVVAGGGRIDKPILKAGRAYHKYKAKRNCWPRVRGVAMNPVEHPFGGGNHQHIGKPSTIRRDAPAGRKVGLIAARRTGRLRGTKTVQEKEN, from the exons ATGGGACGTGTTATCAGGGGACAGAGAAAAGGTGCGGGTTCCGTGTTCAAAGCCCACGTGAAGCACAGAAAAGGTGCAGCTAAACTCCGACACATTGACTTCGCTGAACGTCATGGCTACATCAAGGGAATCGTGAAG GATATTATCCACGATCCTGGCCGTGGTGCTCCCCTAGCCAAGGTGGCTTTCCGTGACCCCTACCGGTTTAAAAAGAGGACAGAGCTGTTCATTGCTGCTGAGGGCATCCACACTGGACAGTTCATCTACTGCGGCAAGAAAG CTCAGCTGAACATCGGCAATGTCCTCCCTGTGGGCACCATGCCTGAGGGAACCATCATCTGCTGCTTGGAGGAGAAGCCAGGTGACCGAGGCAAGCTGGCCAGGGCGTCTGGAAACTACGCAACAGTCATCTCCCACAACCCTGAGACCAAGAAGTCCAGAGTCAAGCTGCCCTCTGGGTCCAAGAAGGTCATTGCATCCGCTAACAGAGCTGTTGTCG GTGTGGTTGCCGGAGGCGGTCGTATTGACAAGCCCATCCTGAAGGCTGGCCGTGCCTACCACAAATATAAGGCCAAGAGGAACTGCTGGCCACGTGTCCGTGGTGTGGCCATGAAC CCTGTTGAGCATCCCTTCGGTGGTGGTAACCACCAGCATATTGGCAAACCCTCAACGATCAGGAGGGACGCACCAGCTGGTCGCAAGGTCGGTCTCATTGCTGCCCGCCGTACTGGCAGACTGCGTGGAACAAAGACTGTCcaggagaaggagaactaa